The following coding sequences lie in one Glycine max cultivar Williams 82 chromosome 19, Glycine_max_v4.0, whole genome shotgun sequence genomic window:
- the LOC100798315 gene encoding probable aldo-keto reductase 1, which produces MVNGNTVIVNGSPEYVRSCCEGSLQRLGASYIDLYYQHPVDTTVPIEDTMGVLKKLVQEGKIRYIGLSEASLVTIRRAHAVHPITAVQMECSLWTREIEQDIVPLCRYLWRVSII; this is translated from the exons ATGGTAAATGGTAATACTGTGATAGTGAATGGTTCCCCTGAATATGTTCGGTCCTGTTGCGAGGGTAGCCTCCAACGCCTTGGTGCCAGCTACATTGATCTCTATTATCAGCACCCTGTTGACACCACTGTACCCATTGAAGACACT ATGGGAGTGCTTAAAAAGCTGGTCCAAGAGGGAAAAATAAGGTACATTGGATTGTCGGAAGCTAGCCTTGTCACAATTAGAAGGGCACATGCTGTTCATCCCATTACTGCTGTGCAAATGGAGTGCTCCCTTTGGACTCGTGAAATTGAGCAAGATATTGTTCCACTTTGCAGGTACTTGTGGAGGGT